One Aquarana catesbeiana isolate 2022-GZ linkage group LG06, ASM4218655v1, whole genome shotgun sequence genomic region harbors:
- the TBX6 gene encoding T-box transcription factor TBX6, with translation MYHSDLFQQYGPTYAVRPPHSLPPTYPTTSAHHDAYRYPEFEVPASQRYDGLFPTLDPSQRILGAAPLTPLSLPPGPALGFGQPQPPCDAPRLPGNVKMILENRELWKQFHAIGTEMIITKSGRRMFPQCKVSISGLEPDGKYVLLADIVPVDNSRYKWQEDHWEPSGRAEPRLPERVYIHPDSPAPGSHWMKQPISFHKIKLTNNTLDQMGHIILHSMHRYQPRFHIVRAQDVYSRRWGGCSSFTFPETLFLTVTAYQNEKITQLKIQTNPFAKGFREEGLKNKRDRSNRAKRKPANTEQDQESFQPAECKRPLYSGPCDSTLDISSGLALPLPSPDCSFHPITPPNPTPPSTEATEPSTLPITANQDQGASLDMNPQTTETYLPPERQAYPKMPSAGVGNMYTCQSEPAVSQGQVVPRPPSLQRFTPSFQASQDTAPLYDGQVDFRLYGQEMSCTGNYGSPTCSGTPPGADEESSRGYSKNSDVRFQHFLPNSGPKPGLQFSGAQLQRLYTGGGWM, from the exons aatttgaGGTCCCCGCTAGTCAGAGGTATGATGGCCTATTCCCAACGCTGGACCCTTCCCAGAGGATTCTGGGAGCCGCCCCGCTCACGCCTCTCTCATTGCCCCCTGGTCCTGCCCTGGGGTTTGGGCAGCCGCAACCCCCATGTGATGCACCTCGTCTGCCTGGAAACGTCAAGATGATACTGGAGAACAGAGAGCTCTGGAAACAATTCCACGCTATTGGAACGGAAATGATTATCACTAAATCTGGCAG ACGGATGTTCCCTCAGTGTAAGGTCAGCATCAGTGGTCTGGAGCCAGATGGTAAGTATGTCCTTCTGGCCGACATCGTCCCAGTGGACAACAGTCGCTACAAATGGCAGGAAGACCACTGGGAGCCCAGCGGACGAGCGGAACCGCGGCTGCCGGAGCGAGTGTACATCCACCCGGATTCTCCGGCCCCTGGGTCACACTGGATGAAGCAGCCAATCTCCTTCCACAAGATCAAACTTACCAACAACACCCTGGACCAGATGGGACAT ATCATCCTGCACTCCATGCACCGCTACCAGCCCCGTTTCCATATCGTCCGAGCTCAGGATGTCTACAGCCGCCGATGGGGAGGGTGTTCATCTTTCACCTTCCCAGAGACCCTCTTCCTGACCGTCACCGCCTACCAGAACGAAAAG ATCACACAGCTGAAAATCCAGACCAACCCCTTTGCAAAAGGGTTTCGGGAAGAGGGACTGAAGAATAAGAG AGATCGCTCAAACAGAGCCAAGAGGAAACCAGCGAACACAGAACAAGACCAGGAGTCCTTCCAGCCAG CTGAATGTAAGAGACCCCTTTACTCAGGACCCTGCGACTCCACCCTGGACATCAGTAGTGGCCTGGCTCTCCCGCTCCCCAGTCCTGACTGCTCCTTCCACCCCATCACACCCCCCAACCCAACACCGCCCTCTACCGAAGCCACTGAGCCCTCAACACTACCCATAACAGCCAATCAGGATCAAGGAGCCAGCCTGGACATGAACCCCCAAACTACAGAGACCTATCTGCCTCCAGAAAGACAGGCCTACCCAAAGATGCCATCAGCGGGAGTTGGCAACATGTACACATG CCAATCAGAACCTGCTGTCTCTCAGGGTCAAGTGGTCCCTCGTCCTCCTTCCTTGCAGAGGTTCACCCCGTCGTTTCAGGCCTCTCAGGACACCGCTCCGCTCTATGATGGACAAGTCGATTTTAGGCTGTATGGGCAGGAAATGAGCTGCACAGGAAATTACGGCTCCCCAACCTGCTCTGGGACTCCTCCTGGAGCAGATGAAGAGTCTAGCAGAGGTTACTCCAAAAACTCTGATGTGCGCTTTCAACACTTCTTACCAAATTCTGGGCCCAAGCCAGGACTGCAGTTCTCAGGAGCTCAGCTTCAACGCCTCTACACGGGGGGAGGCTGGATGTAA